One window of Robiginitalea biformata HTCC2501 genomic DNA carries:
- a CDS encoding metallophosphoesterase, with product MKIQYCSDLHLEFPQNRKWLADHPLIPSGEILIIAGDTHYLGFDFENLDLFKWVSDHYQQVYVIPGNHEYYGGFDLSLHQKPFQWELQPNVFLLNNQAIEISGIRFLFSTLWSHILPENIASVSAYVNDFHKIRMGDKILTIDYFNQLHAEAFDFITTSINDREGKTVVVTHHLPTPLCNSLEFEDSAINNAFVVDQTDFITRSNIDYWIYGHVHRNVGNGIKLEGTTMLCNQLGYVHINEHHDFSRDSFIEIA from the coding sequence GTGAAAATACAATACTGTTCCGATTTACACTTGGAGTTTCCCCAAAACCGAAAGTGGCTGGCAGACCATCCTTTAATTCCTTCTGGGGAGATACTGATCATTGCTGGAGACACCCATTATCTCGGATTTGATTTTGAAAATCTAGACCTTTTTAAATGGGTGTCCGATCATTACCAACAGGTGTATGTGATACCGGGCAATCACGAATACTATGGTGGATTTGATTTGTCTTTACATCAAAAGCCTTTTCAATGGGAATTGCAACCAAATGTGTTCCTTCTAAACAACCAAGCAATAGAAATAAGCGGTATTAGGTTTCTCTTTTCTACACTTTGGAGCCACATTTTGCCTGAAAACATCGCTTCAGTATCTGCTTACGTAAATGACTTCCATAAAATAAGAATGGGTGATAAAATTTTGACGATTGACTATTTTAATCAGCTTCATGCAGAGGCGTTTGATTTTATTACGACAAGTATAAATGACCGTGAAGGCAAAACAGTAGTGGTCACCCATCATCTACCAACACCGCTTTGTAATTCTCTAGAGTTTGAGGACAGTGCTATCAACAATGCCTTTGTTGTAGACCAAACCGATTTCATTACCAGGTCCAATATCGATTATTGGATTTATGGCCATGTGCATAGAAATGTTGGAAATGGCATAAAGTTAGAAGGCACTACCATGTTGTGCAATCAATTGGGGTATGTTCACATAAATGAGCATCACGATTTTTCTAGGGATAGTTTTATTGAAATTGCATAA
- the trxA gene encoding thioredoxin, with translation MALEITDATFDEVVLKSDKPVVVDFWAAWCGPCRMVGPIIEELSQEYDGKAVVGKVDVDVHQEFAAKYGVRNIPTVLVFKDGEIVNRQVGVSPKKVYAEAIDAAL, from the coding sequence ATGGCACTAGAAATAACAGATGCGACCTTTGACGAGGTGGTCCTTAAAAGCGATAAACCGGTAGTAGTAGATTTTTGGGCGGCATGGTGCGGCCCCTGCCGGATGGTTGGACCCATCATCGAGGAACTCAGCCAGGAATACGACGGCAAAGCGGTTGTCGGGAAGGTAGACGTGGATGTCCACCAGGAGTTCGCGGCCAAGTACGGCGTGCGGAACATCCCTACCGTATTGGTGTTCAAGGATGGCGAAATCGTAAACCGCCAGGTAGGCGTGAGCCCGAAAAAGGTATACGCCGAAGCGATCGACGCAGCCCTGTAA
- a CDS encoding plasmid mobilization protein, giving the protein MARPKKNIQDLKAIRLNVRVTVKEYLIVAENADTLGITIPDFIRMKVTGRVLPRKRIPPDNRKLFIELGRIGNNLNQLTKKVHLGMNNSPILIEHLSAMRSTLDTLKANIVKP; this is encoded by the coding sequence ATGGCAAGACCTAAAAAGAACATACAAGATTTAAAAGCAATTCGGCTTAATGTGAGAGTGACCGTCAAAGAATATCTGATAGTAGCTGAAAATGCGGACACCTTGGGAATTACAATTCCCGATTTTATTCGAATGAAAGTAACGGGAAGGGTATTGCCCAGAAAAAGGATTCCGCCAGACAATAGAAAGCTTTTCATCGAATTAGGCCGTATCGGAAACAACCTGAACCAATTGACCAAAAAGGTGCATTTGGGAATGAACAATTCCCCGATATTGATTGAACATCTATCTGCAATGAGGAGCACTTTAGATACCCTGAAAGCAAATATTGTAAAACCGTGA
- a CDS encoding DUF58 domain-containing protein has translation MDLRSELHNAPLFENLGLLARQVVEGYISGIHKSPFHGYSAEFAEHKVYNTGESTKHIDWKLFARTDKLYTKRYEEETNLRCHLILDSSASMYYPEVARLNLDHLHKMGFAVLAAAALMELLKKQRDAVGLSVFADTYEYYAPEKGSERHYQMLLAKLNDLGLAGRRGEGTELHAHLHLIAEKLKRRSLVILFSDLFQDRVADEQLFEALRHLKYNKHEVVLFHLADRATELDFDFENTPKRFQDVETGKHVDLYPETVRAAYRDALVRYVRSIKLICGQYDIKYVGVDVADPFARVLNAFLTERQRIAG, from the coding sequence ATGGACCTGAGATCGGAACTCCACAATGCCCCCCTGTTTGAAAACCTCGGCCTGCTGGCCCGGCAGGTGGTGGAGGGGTACATCAGCGGGATCCACAAAAGCCCCTTCCACGGGTATTCCGCCGAATTCGCCGAACACAAGGTGTATAACACGGGCGAAAGCACCAAGCACATCGACTGGAAGCTCTTTGCCCGGACAGACAAACTCTACACCAAGCGCTACGAGGAGGAAACCAACCTGCGCTGCCACCTGATCCTGGACAGTTCGGCCTCCATGTATTACCCGGAGGTCGCAAGGCTCAACCTGGACCACCTCCATAAAATGGGCTTCGCCGTCCTGGCCGCAGCCGCCCTGATGGAATTGCTCAAGAAACAACGGGATGCCGTGGGACTCAGTGTCTTTGCCGACACCTACGAGTACTACGCCCCGGAAAAAGGCAGCGAGCGGCACTACCAGATGCTCCTGGCCAAACTGAACGACCTGGGGCTGGCCGGCCGACGGGGCGAAGGCACCGAACTCCACGCCCACCTGCACCTGATTGCCGAAAAGCTCAAGCGCCGCAGCCTGGTGATCCTCTTCTCCGACCTGTTCCAGGACCGCGTGGCGGACGAACAACTCTTTGAAGCCCTCCGCCACCTGAAGTACAACAAACACGAGGTGGTCCTCTTCCACCTGGCCGACCGGGCCACCGAACTGGATTTCGACTTTGAAAACACCCCGAAACGGTTCCAGGACGTGGAGACCGGCAAGCATGTGGACCTCTACCCGGAGACCGTGCGCGCCGCCTACCGGGACGCCCTGGTGCGGTATGTCCGCTCCATCAAACTCATCTGCGGGCAGTACGACATCAAGTACGTGGGCGTGGATGTAGCGGACCCGTTTGCCCGCGTGCTGAATGCCTTCCTCACGGAACGCCAGCGCATTGCCGGATAA
- a CDS encoding relaxase/mobilization nuclease domain-containing protein translates to MIAKQIKGKDFYGVLAYNEKKVEQGVGYVLDTNISYGKTVDMTQEFNIVRQLRPRLGKAVYHVSLNLPYEDTLTDKKFVALGNDYLKGMGFDDNQYIMYRHSDQEHEHIHIIANRVKFSGELVSDSKDYERSERLVRKLELKYGLSHLENIQLTRKASITHQEIQKALRTGEAPIKLMLQQYLESAISNSKNITDFITELSKRKISPKFNISKSTGRVTGISFKYDGIIYKGSTLGRKYSWNNIIKRIDYEQDRDRRIILETNISERRTGGAFEENSRTARGTKEKTKLAARLPDQTFEQSKSNMEKAQSVGLIPSTTDDSPWNAFTLELDDKKRFKKKKRKRKHSRL, encoded by the coding sequence GTGATAGCCAAGCAGATTAAGGGAAAGGATTTCTATGGTGTGCTGGCCTATAACGAAAAAAAGGTGGAGCAGGGCGTGGGTTATGTACTGGACACCAACATTTCCTATGGAAAAACCGTTGATATGACCCAAGAATTCAATATAGTCCGACAGCTTCGGCCAAGATTGGGAAAGGCGGTGTATCACGTTTCGTTGAACCTCCCTTATGAGGATACATTAACTGATAAAAAGTTTGTAGCCCTTGGAAACGATTATCTAAAAGGGATGGGGTTCGATGACAACCAATACATCATGTATCGACATAGCGATCAGGAACACGAGCATATCCATATCATTGCCAACAGGGTAAAGTTTTCCGGAGAACTGGTAAGCGACAGCAAAGATTATGAAAGAAGTGAGCGTTTGGTTCGTAAACTTGAACTAAAGTATGGATTGTCTCATCTTGAGAATATCCAATTAACAAGAAAAGCATCGATTACCCATCAAGAAATACAAAAAGCGTTGCGAACAGGGGAAGCTCCCATCAAATTGATGCTTCAGCAATATCTCGAAAGTGCAATCTCAAATTCCAAGAACATAACGGATTTCATCACCGAATTGAGCAAACGGAAAATAAGCCCCAAGTTCAATATTAGCAAAAGCACCGGCAGAGTCACAGGAATATCCTTTAAGTACGATGGCATTATTTACAAGGGAAGCACCTTAGGCCGAAAATATTCATGGAACAATATCATCAAACGTATCGATTATGAACAAGACCGAGACCGTAGAATTATTCTCGAAACTAATATTTCAGAACGAAGAACAGGTGGAGCTTTTGAGGAAAATTCAAGAACAGCAAGAGGAACTAAAGAAAAGACAAAACTTGCTGCACGACTGCCAGACCAGACTTTTGAGCAATCAAAATCAAATATGGAAAAAGCTCAATCAGTTGGATTAATTCCTAGCACGACTGATGATAGTCCATGGAATGCTTTTACCCTGGAGCTTGATGACAAAAAGCGATTCAAAAAGAAGAAGCGAAAAAGAAAACACTCAAGATTATAG
- the dnaE gene encoding DNA polymerase III subunit alpha, with amino-acid sequence MYLIFDTETTGLPKRWDAPASDTDNWPRCIQIAWQLHDGEGRLVEQYDALVRPDGFNIPYDAEQIHGISTDLAREEGLPLEEVLEAFRGALSRTQFLVGQNVGFDINVMGAEFYRVADEDPLEKFPVLDTCTESTAELCQLPGGRGGKFKLPTLTELHLHLFGEPFEEAHNATADVEATARCFLELLRRRQYSPEQLGVAPGYFEAFDRANPGTIAPIGIAHKNLKKASRKLAEATAVDDPGLTRAEIRENVQALEGVPFAHLHNHSQFSVLQSTMGIKDLVAAAAEYRMPAVALTDHANMMGAFHFVREVKAHNSNLTEEDRASGKRDLIPIIGCEFFVCEDRNNKSVKDYGYQVVMLAKNKKGYHNLAKMSSIAYTEGFYYVPRIDREVVERYKEDVIVLTGNLYGEVPSKVLNQGEKQAEEALLWWKEQFGEDLYVEVMRHGQEDEDRANQSLVALAKKHEVSLVATNNTYYRRKEDAEAHDILLCVKEGEKQATPIGRGRGYRFGLPNQEYYFKSPEEMKELFRDLPESIQSIEGIIEKIEPFDLARDVLLPKFEIPEEFRVAEDAADGGKRGENAYLRHITFQGAEKRYGEITEAIRERLDFELSTIENSGYPGYFLIVEDFIREARNMGVSVGPGRGSAAGSVVAYCLGITNIDPLKYDLLFERFLNPDRVSMPDIDIDFDDEGRSRVMDYVIDKYGANQVAQIITYGTMAAKSSIRDTARVLDLPLSEADRIAKLIPNMSKLAKIFGQDEAELKKKFRSDDLAKVNELLNLSEGSDLEAQTVNMARVLEGSLRNTGIHACGVIITPDDITNFVPVATAKDSDLYVTQFDNSVVENAGLLKMDFLGLKTLTLIKDTVKIVKARHGIDLIPDDFPLDDAETYELFQRGETVGIFQYESPGMQKHLKDLKPTVFDDLIAMNALYRPGPMEYIPSFIARKHGQEEITYDLPEMEEYLQETYGITVYQEQVMLLSQKLAGFSKGEADVLRKAMGKKIFALLQKLKPKFLDGGEANGHPRDVLEKIWKDWEAFASYAFNKSHSTCYAYIAYQTAYLKAHYPAEYMAAVLSNNMNDIKQVTFFMEECRRMGLDVLGPDVNESYYKFAVNKDNQVRFGMGAIKGVGRSAVETIVENRKANGPYQSIFDLAKRIDLRAANKKAFENLALAGGFDSLGNAHRAQYFDCGTDGVSFLEKVIRFGARFQESENSSQVSLFGGSSEVQIAEPEIPPCEEWGTMETLKREKEVVGIYISGHPLDDFKTEIQAFCNTEIYALNDLSPYLNRELSLAGVITDVQHRVSKNGKGWAIFTLEDYSDAFEFKIFGEEYLKFRHFLTINAFIYLKVFVREGWVNRETGKKGDPRLQYNQVLLLQDVMDAYAKKLTIQLDIGQLHEKRIRELQDTLRSFKGQHHLNFVVYEMEEAIKVQLSSRKQKVHISSELLHSLRDQEVHYKLN; translated from the coding sequence ATGTACCTCATATTCGACACAGAGACCACCGGGCTTCCCAAACGTTGGGACGCCCCCGCCAGCGACACTGACAACTGGCCCCGCTGCATCCAGATTGCCTGGCAATTGCACGACGGGGAAGGGCGGCTGGTGGAACAATACGACGCGCTGGTCCGGCCGGACGGGTTTAACATCCCGTACGACGCCGAACAGATTCACGGTATCTCCACAGACCTGGCGCGGGAAGAAGGGCTCCCGCTGGAAGAAGTTCTCGAGGCATTTCGCGGGGCATTATCCCGCACCCAATTCCTGGTAGGCCAAAATGTCGGGTTCGACATCAACGTGATGGGGGCCGAATTTTACCGGGTTGCAGACGAGGACCCCCTGGAAAAATTCCCGGTACTCGACACGTGTACGGAATCCACGGCAGAACTCTGCCAGCTCCCGGGCGGGCGGGGCGGAAAATTCAAGCTGCCCACCCTCACCGAATTGCACCTGCACCTTTTTGGGGAACCTTTTGAGGAAGCGCACAACGCGACGGCCGACGTGGAAGCCACCGCCCGATGCTTCCTGGAATTGCTCCGCCGGCGGCAATACAGCCCGGAGCAGCTCGGCGTGGCCCCCGGGTATTTCGAGGCTTTCGACCGGGCCAACCCGGGAACTATCGCCCCGATCGGGATTGCCCACAAAAACCTTAAAAAAGCCTCCCGCAAACTCGCGGAAGCCACAGCGGTAGACGATCCCGGGCTCACGCGGGCAGAAATACGGGAGAACGTCCAGGCCCTGGAAGGGGTCCCTTTCGCCCACCTGCACAACCACAGCCAGTTTTCCGTCCTCCAGTCCACCATGGGCATCAAGGACCTGGTGGCCGCCGCGGCGGAATACCGGATGCCGGCCGTGGCCCTGACGGACCACGCCAACATGATGGGGGCCTTCCATTTTGTACGGGAGGTCAAAGCCCACAACAGCAACCTCACCGAGGAGGACCGGGCATCGGGCAAGCGGGACCTCATCCCGATTATCGGTTGCGAGTTCTTTGTCTGCGAGGACCGCAACAACAAATCCGTCAAGGATTACGGCTACCAGGTAGTAATGCTGGCCAAGAATAAGAAGGGCTACCACAACCTGGCCAAGATGTCCTCCATCGCCTACACGGAAGGGTTCTACTATGTGCCCCGGATAGACCGGGAGGTTGTGGAGCGCTATAAAGAGGATGTCATCGTCCTTACCGGAAACCTCTATGGGGAAGTTCCCTCCAAGGTGTTGAACCAGGGGGAAAAACAAGCCGAAGAGGCGTTGCTCTGGTGGAAAGAGCAATTCGGGGAAGACCTCTATGTGGAGGTGATGCGCCACGGGCAGGAAGACGAGGACCGGGCCAACCAGAGCCTGGTAGCCCTCGCAAAAAAACACGAGGTGTCCCTGGTGGCCACCAACAACACCTATTACCGCCGCAAGGAAGATGCGGAAGCCCACGACATCCTGCTGTGCGTCAAGGAAGGGGAAAAACAGGCAACCCCCATCGGGCGCGGCCGGGGCTACCGCTTTGGCCTGCCCAACCAGGAATACTACTTCAAATCCCCGGAGGAAATGAAGGAGCTGTTCCGCGACCTGCCGGAAAGCATCCAGTCCATCGAGGGAATCATCGAGAAGATCGAGCCCTTTGACCTGGCCCGGGATGTCCTCCTTCCAAAATTCGAGATCCCCGAGGAATTCCGGGTGGCCGAGGACGCAGCGGACGGCGGCAAACGGGGCGAAAATGCCTATCTCCGCCACATCACCTTTCAGGGGGCGGAAAAGCGGTACGGGGAGATCACGGAGGCCATCCGGGAGCGGCTGGACTTTGAACTTTCCACTATCGAAAACTCCGGGTACCCGGGCTATTTCCTGATCGTGGAGGATTTTATCCGCGAAGCCCGCAACATGGGGGTGTCCGTAGGCCCCGGGCGGGGCTCGGCGGCCGGGTCCGTAGTTGCGTACTGCCTGGGGATCACCAACATCGACCCGCTCAAGTACGATCTGCTGTTTGAGCGGTTCCTGAACCCGGACCGGGTATCCATGCCCGATATCGACATCGACTTTGACGACGAGGGGCGCTCACGGGTAATGGATTACGTCATCGACAAATACGGCGCCAACCAGGTGGCCCAGATCATCACCTACGGCACCATGGCGGCAAAATCCTCCATCCGGGACACCGCCCGGGTGCTGGACCTGCCGCTCAGCGAAGCGGACCGCATCGCAAAGCTCATCCCGAACATGTCCAAGCTGGCCAAGATTTTCGGGCAGGACGAGGCGGAGCTCAAAAAGAAATTCCGCTCGGACGACCTGGCAAAGGTCAATGAGCTGCTGAACCTGTCCGAGGGCAGCGACCTGGAGGCGCAGACCGTCAATATGGCCCGCGTGCTGGAGGGCTCGCTGCGCAACACGGGCATCCACGCCTGCGGGGTGATCATTACCCCGGACGACATCACGAATTTTGTCCCGGTGGCCACCGCCAAGGATTCCGACCTCTACGTGACCCAGTTCGACAACTCCGTGGTGGAAAACGCCGGCCTGCTCAAGATGGATTTCCTGGGCCTGAAAACGCTGACGCTCATCAAGGATACGGTGAAGATCGTCAAGGCGCGGCACGGTATCGACCTGATCCCGGACGACTTTCCCCTGGACGACGCGGAAACCTATGAGCTCTTCCAGCGGGGCGAAACGGTGGGGATATTCCAGTACGAATCCCCGGGGATGCAAAAGCACCTGAAAGACCTCAAACCGACGGTCTTCGACGATTTGATCGCCATGAACGCCCTCTACCGGCCCGGGCCCATGGAATACATCCCGAGTTTTATCGCGCGGAAGCACGGGCAGGAGGAAATCACCTATGACCTCCCGGAAATGGAGGAATACCTGCAGGAGACCTACGGGATCACCGTCTACCAGGAGCAGGTGATGCTGCTCTCCCAGAAGCTGGCCGGGTTTTCCAAGGGCGAGGCGGACGTACTCCGCAAGGCGATGGGGAAAAAAATATTTGCGCTGCTGCAGAAACTCAAGCCCAAATTCCTGGACGGGGGCGAGGCAAACGGGCATCCGCGGGATGTGTTGGAGAAGATCTGGAAAGACTGGGAAGCCTTCGCCTCCTACGCCTTCAACAAGAGCCACTCCACCTGCTATGCCTATATCGCCTACCAGACGGCCTACCTGAAGGCCCACTACCCGGCCGAATACATGGCCGCAGTGCTCTCCAACAATATGAACGACATCAAGCAGGTAACCTTCTTTATGGAGGAATGCCGGCGGATGGGCCTGGACGTTCTCGGGCCGGATGTCAACGAATCCTATTACAAGTTCGCGGTGAACAAGGACAACCAGGTGCGCTTTGGCATGGGGGCCATCAAAGGCGTGGGGCGGAGTGCCGTGGAAACCATCGTGGAAAACCGGAAAGCTAACGGCCCCTACCAGTCTATCTTTGACCTGGCCAAGCGCATCGACCTGCGGGCCGCCAACAAGAAGGCCTTTGAAAACCTGGCCCTGGCGGGCGGGTTCGACTCCCTGGGCAATGCGCATCGCGCCCAGTACTTCGATTGCGGCACGGACGGGGTGAGTTTCCTGGAGAAGGTGATTCGCTTCGGGGCCCGTTTCCAGGAAAGCGAGAACTCCTCCCAGGTAAGCCTCTTTGGGGGCAGCAGCGAAGTGCAGATTGCCGAGCCGGAAATCCCGCCCTGCGAGGAATGGGGCACCATGGAGACCCTGAAACGGGAAAAAGAGGTGGTAGGCATCTATATCTCGGGCCACCCCCTGGACGATTTTAAGACGGAAATCCAGGCGTTCTGCAATACGGAGATCTATGCCCTGAACGACCTGTCGCCCTACCTCAACCGGGAACTCAGCCTGGCCGGGGTGATTACGGACGTGCAGCACCGGGTTTCCAAAAACGGCAAGGGCTGGGCGATCTTTACCCTGGAGGATTATTCGGATGCCTTTGAGTTTAAGATTTTCGGGGAGGAATACCTGAAATTCCGGCATTTCCTGACCATCAATGCGTTTATCTACCTGAAAGTCTTTGTCCGGGAAGGCTGGGTGAACCGGGAAACCGGAAAAAAAGGCGACCCCCGCCTCCAGTACAACCAGGTCCTCCTGCTGCAGGACGTGATGGACGCCTATGCCAAAAAACTGACCATCCAGCTCGATATCGGGCAGCTGCACGAGAAGCGCATCCGGGAATTGCAGGACACGCTGCGTTCCTTTAAAGGGCAGCACCACCTGAATTTTGTGGTCTACGAGATGGAGGAAGCCATCAAGGTGCAGCTCTCCAGCCGGAAGCAAAAGGTCCACATCAGCTCGGAACTGCTCCATTCGCTCCGCGACCAGGAAGTACATTACAAACTCAATTAA
- a CDS encoding DNA adenine methylase, protein MNYSPLRYPGGKNKISAFIAKICLDNKVSGHYVEPYCGGAAVALFLLMEGFVEKITINDKDRSIYAFWHSLLNQTSKLCELIENTEVTIKEWQKQHDIQQNKAKVDLLTLGFSTFFLNRTNRSGILNARPIGGLNQDGEYKMDCRYNKVDLINRIKAIAKEKKNIRLYRKDALRLIDKIENESNLENTLFYFDPPYYLKGTSLYLNHYKTQNHKAVSERIKAIKNVKWIVSYDNVPEISSLYEGYTQKEYELVHSSNESKVGKEILFFSPNIERPRFNNWNPLKFKIRRKENSNYLVYDQGQVIDGIRFLKASQIRLLV, encoded by the coding sequence ATGAACTATTCACCCCTCCGTTATCCTGGCGGAAAAAATAAAATCTCAGCATTCATTGCCAAAATTTGCCTTGACAATAAAGTAAGTGGTCATTACGTTGAGCCGTATTGTGGTGGGGCGGCGGTAGCACTCTTTTTATTAATGGAAGGATTTGTTGAAAAGATAACAATAAATGACAAGGACAGATCTATTTATGCTTTTTGGCATTCATTATTGAACCAAACCTCTAAACTTTGTGAATTAATTGAAAATACTGAAGTAACAATAAAAGAGTGGCAAAAGCAACACGATATTCAACAGAATAAAGCCAAGGTTGACCTACTCACGTTAGGTTTCTCGACCTTTTTCCTAAATAGGACAAATAGATCCGGCATTTTAAATGCGAGACCAATTGGCGGGTTAAACCAAGATGGTGAGTACAAAATGGATTGCAGGTATAACAAGGTCGATCTTATAAACCGAATTAAAGCAATCGCTAAAGAGAAAAAAAATATACGCTTGTACCGGAAAGATGCCCTCAGACTAATAGACAAAATCGAAAATGAATCAAACCTCGAAAATACCCTGTTCTATTTTGATCCGCCATATTATCTCAAAGGTACTTCTCTTTATTTGAACCATTACAAAACACAAAATCATAAAGCTGTTAGTGAACGAATTAAAGCAATCAAAAATGTCAAATGGATAGTCTCCTATGATAACGTTCCTGAAATAAGTTCTCTTTATGAGGGTTATACACAGAAGGAATATGAGTTGGTGCATTCTTCCAATGAATCCAAAGTAGGCAAGGAAATTCTTTTCTTCAGTCCAAATATTGAGAGACCTAGATTTAATAATTGGAATCCACTAAAATTTAAAATTCGAAGAAAAGAGAATTCAAATTATTTGGTATATGACCAAGGGCAGGTGATTGATGGTATTCGATTTTTGAAAGCATCGCAAATAAGACTGTTGGTCTAG
- a CDS encoding helix-turn-helix domain-containing protein, whose protein sequence is MKRIFIMDDNGIREYVPADSIQKNIPPSTENPIEGKEVEDQLLTIADLVKKFRVTRPTIYAWIEKGFLKKIPLGGRVLFHPDDIKALIEKMREASS, encoded by the coding sequence ATGAAACGAATATTTATCATGGATGACAATGGAATAAGAGAATACGTTCCTGCTGATTCCATTCAAAAAAACATCCCACCATCAACAGAAAATCCCATAGAGGGAAAAGAAGTCGAAGACCAGTTATTGACCATTGCCGACCTGGTTAAAAAATTTAGGGTAACCCGACCCACGATTTACGCTTGGATTGAAAAAGGATTTCTAAAAAAGATACCACTTGGCGGCAGGGTGCTTTTTCATCCAGATGACATCAAAGCCCTTATTGAAAAAATGAGGGAGGCATCTTCCTAA